The Symbiobacterium terraclitae genomic sequence GCAGTGCGCGCCGCGCGGGGAGGAGTCGGACCGCCTGCGGTCCGGCCACCGGGGGGCGGCCGGGCGACGCTCAGCGCTGCGTTCGTGGCACCGCTTCCGGGCGTGTCCGCAGCGCCTGCCACTCCGTCTCCGGGAAGGACTGGAGGGCCCGCAGCGCAAAGCGGGCGGTGCCGGTGGGCAGGGCGCAGTTGCCCCGGCCGTACAGCAGAACCTCGGCCCGCCGCCTGGCCTCTGCCATGTCGCCCGCCTCGAGGGCCCGGGCCAGGGCCAGGTGGCCTTCCTTGCAGCCCTGGCACTGGCCGCAGGACGCCTGCGCCATCAGCCCCACGTTCTCCCGCACCACCTCCGGCAGCGAGGCGCCGTCCCGGCGGAAGACCACCACAGCGGAGGTGCCCATGGTCGTTCCCAGGGCGGCCAGGTCCTCGTAGGTAAGGGGCACGTCCAGCTCGTCCGGGCGCAGGGGCCCCGACCCGAGGCCGCCCGGGAGCACCGCGAGGATTTCATCCACGGGAGGCGCGCCGGCCATGCGCAGCAGGTCCGACAGCCGCGTGCCGTAGGGGACCTCGTACACGCCGGGGCGGTCGACGGCGCCGGTGACGGTGAAGAGCGCCGTGCCGGGGCACGTGCGCGTGCCCGCCGCACGGACCCGCTCGGGTCCGTGTCGGAACAGCGCCGCCACCTGAGCAAGGCTCTCGACGTTCTGCACCAGCGTGGGG encodes the following:
- a CDS encoding SLBB domain-containing protein; protein product: MTFLITEPSPRGREDLAAYRTRGGYAGLDRVRAEGGRWALEQVAAAGLRGRGGSGSGCPLAAKWRRMAASAASDRYVVANGAESQAVSQKDRYLLTHFPHRVLEGLLIAAEAVGARQAFLCVRGDSGAAVEAARRALAEAETAGLIGTVAVAVQPTVPTAVSGEETALLDALAGLEGYPQPQPPRPEEAGLRGCPTLVQNVESLAQVAALFRHGPERVRAAGTRTCPGTALFTVTGAVDRPGVYEVPYGTRLSDLLRMAGAPPVDEILAVLPGGLGSGPLRPDELDVPLTYEDLAALGTTMGTSAVVVFRRDGASLPEVVRENVGLMAQASCGQCQGCKEGHLALARALEAGDMAEARRRAEVLLYGRGNCALPTGTARFALRALQSFPETEWQALRTRPEAVPRTQR